The Synechococcus sp. RS9916 DNA segment GCGTTGGAACAGACCCCGACGGGCGAACAAAACCTTCAGATTTGCGAGGCTGCCGGCACCCTGGCCATTGATCTGGGGAGCACCACCACCGTTGTGGCATTCCAGTCGCCACAAACCGCAGGTCCCCAGCTGCTGGAGCTTGACGCCATCAGCCGTTCTCCTGGCCAGGTCCCCAGTTTGATCTGGGCCAAGGGAGCAGACGATCCCAGCCCACTGGTGGGGCGGCAGGTGCTGGATGCCGGCCTGGAAGACAGCGATGCTCCTCAGTTGCTGCGTGATTTCAAGCGGAAGATCGGAGCTCCATCCGGTGCACCATCCGCTGCGAACCACCTCAGCCCCGAAGCAGCCGCCGAACTACTGCTGCAACAGATCTGGACCCGGCTACCGGAGGGACTCCAGATTCAACGCCTGGTGCTCACCGCACCAGTGGAGCATTACAGGGGCTATCGCAACTGGTTGCTGCAGGCCAGTGAACACTTGCCTGTCGATGAAGTCGCTCTTGTGGATGAACCCACAGCAGCAGCTCTGGGCGCCGGTCTTGCGCCAGGGGCACGCCTGCTGGTGGTCGACATCGGCGGAAGCACAATTGATCTGTCCCTCGTGGCCCTGGAAGGCGGAGAGGGCCGGGCCGCCCCGCTGGCCCAACTGTTGCGCTTCGGTGGCCGCAGCCTGAACAACAGCCGGCAAGCACTGCGCTGCGCCAAGGTATTGGGCAAGGCCGGGATCACCCTGGGCGGTCGCGACCTAGACCGTTGGATCGTCGACCATCTCCACCACGACGCGTCGGAGGCCAAGGCAACGCCGCCAGCGGCCCTGATCAATGCGGCTGAACGGTTGAAATGCAGACTCAGTGCTCCCGAACTGGGCGACCACACGTTGCTCACGGAATTGGCCGTCACAGACCAGAGCGCCCCGTTGGAGCTCCAACTCAACCGACAGCAGTTCGAAACCTTGCTGGAGACGAGAGGTCTGCTGGCAGTACTCGACGATCTCCTGGAGCAAACCCTGGCCGGCGCTCGTCAGCACAACTGTGATCCCTCCATGCTTCAGGGGGTGCTGCCGGTGGGGGGCGGAGCGCAACTCCCTCTGCTGCGGCGCTGGTTCAACGAACGGCTGGGGGGTGTGCCTCTCCTGCATGCGCCTCCCGTGGAAGCCGTGGCCGCCGGTGCTCTCAGCCTCACGCCGGGCGTGCACGTGCGTGACGTCCTGCAACGCGGTGTCTCCTTGCGCTGTTGGGACAGGCGCACAGGAACGCACCACTGGCATCCGTTGTTTGTTGCCGGCCAGACCTGGCCCACGGAGGCCCCCTTCACCCTGGTGCTGGCTGCGAGCCAAGAC contains these protein-coding regions:
- a CDS encoding Hsp70 family protein, whose protein sequence is MALEQTPTGEQNLQICEAAGTLAIDLGSTTTVVAFQSPQTAGPQLLELDAISRSPGQVPSLIWAKGADDPSPLVGRQVLDAGLEDSDAPQLLRDFKRKIGAPSGAPSAANHLSPEAAAELLLQQIWTRLPEGLQIQRLVLTAPVEHYRGYRNWLLQASEHLPVDEVALVDEPTAAALGAGLAPGARLLVVDIGGSTIDLSLVALEGGEGRAAPLAQLLRFGGRSLNNSRQALRCAKVLGKAGITLGGRDLDRWIVDHLHHDASEAKATPPAALINAAERLKCRLSAPELGDHTLLTELAVTDQSAPLELQLNRQQFETLLETRGLLAVLDDLLEQTLAGARQHNCDPSMLQGVLPVGGGAQLPLLRRWFNERLGGVPLLHAPPVEAVAAGALSLTPGVHVRDVLQRGVSLRCWDRRTGTHHWHPLFVAGQTWPTEAPFTLVLAASQDQQQTIELVLGEPETESRHDVVFVNGLPTVRASSGGPEVRPWGSPTIQVPLGQPGETGQDCLRLAFRLNEDAQLLMEGADLRTGEPLASRVLGPVR